The sequence ccttgaggaacaccatagctGATGGGAGCTGTAGAGGAGGGGTTACCATGGCGACCACCTAGGTTCTTTCTAAAAGACTCACCTGGCAGCAGGTCAGAAGGTGGAACCTGACCAACACttgtttttatcatcatcatcatcatcgtcatcatcatcattattattattattattattattcaattcAACTTTATTTGTCCTGAAGGCAGTTCAGTTTGGCAGCAGaacacagacagcagccaaCAATCAccattaacaaaaataaaaacatattatcTAAGAAATCAAGGATTCATTCCCACATGGACTGATCTGTTTTTAAAGGTCTGATCGCAGATCGGACAAAAGATCTAGAATAACGGTTGGTTTTCCTGAGTGGGACTTTAAAGCGCCTTCCTGAGGCCGTGAGCTGAAGGTCGCCGCTACGATGTGGTCATGCTGCTCAGGAACACCCTTTGCTTTTTTGAACACCCAGATCTTCCTGCCGCACCCCAATTATTTTGAAGCACACCTTCACAATATTATTCAGACAGTTTTTGTCCTTCACACACGTGCCATTAAaccaacagataaacaaaaagtCAGAAGACTTTCGATGAAGGACTTATAAAACAGACACTGTATCTGCTTACATTAAAAGAGTTTGACTTCCTGGGTAGGTCCTTCCTTCTTCACCTCTGTATTGACATCAGATTTTAACTGTGAGTCAAAGACAGTTCCCAAGTATCTGTGGATTCTCAACCTCCATGCCGTGGGTGACGTTAGCAGCAGGTTTGCTTTGGTTCTTGCTAAAATTGACCACAAGTTCTTtcattttagacaatttttgTCACACCAGCTGACAAAGGCAGAGACAGCGTTGCTGTTACTTGAGCATGAACCCTCCAAAGGGACAAGAGAACAGTATCATCAGAGAACTTAACTAAACAGCTGTCCTCCATAACAGACCTGCCGCTGTCTGTGTATAAGATAAAGagcaaccctaaccctgtatTAGATATCAGAACCTCTGACATGGTTCCACTGGCTGactctgtttcctctgttaaaaagttaaaaatcagCGAACAGAGCTGATGAGGTCAATTAAAAAACGCATCAAGATGATTGATTAAAACGTGCCGTTGCATCTTGTTGAAGGCAGATGAGGAATCGGCAAACAAAAGTCTTGCATGGGAGTTGGGTTTCTCAAGATGCTTGTAGATCTTGTCTAAGATAAAAAGTTTGGcatcgcccccccccccccccacccccacccccacccctcccccacctgATATGCAAATTACAGGGGGTCTAGTTTGCCAGCAACCAAAGACACAATTTCCTCCTTCAAGATCCTCTCAAAGTGTTTCATTATCAGTGACGCCAGAgcgacttcttcttcttcttcttcttcttcttcttctgcttagtaagggaggaggaggagcaggaggaggagggtttagtcccccccccccccccccccccccccaccccccacctcccaccccaccccaagaCCCTCTCAGGCTTCAGGAGGAGGAACCTGCTCACCTGATGGACCGtgtcaccaaaaaaacaaaaaacaaatctgtctCTGCCTTCCTCGCTCCTCCGTCCGCTCTCTGCTCGGCCTCGGAGCTCCTCTGCCCTCTGGAGCAGAACCAGGCAGAACCAGGCAGAACCAGACAGAACCAGACAGAACCAGACAGAACCAGACAGAACCAAGCAGAACCAGACAGAACCAAGCAGAACCAGGCAGAACCAGACAGAACCAGACAGAACCAGGCAGAACCAGGCAGAACCAGGCAGAACCAGACAGAACCAGAGTAGaaccggggggggggggggggggggttctgtgtaggttctgttgttttctaacaggagactgtgtgtgtgtgtgtgtgtgtgtgtgtgtgtgtgtgtgtgttgcagcttgACCTGCATCGTGGCTCTGCCGTTCTACTGCGCCAGCCTGATTGAAACCGTGCAGGTATTGATTACTGATCATTGatttattggtgtgtgtgtgtgtgcgtgtgcgtgtgtgtgtgcgtgcgtgtttctgtatgttttttctGGAAAACGACAGAGACGGCGTCTCTTTGGATGATGTGTTTGGTCGtaacgtttttttttaaattttctttatttaaacagtCACTTCCTTACaaataccatttaaaaaaacaggaacagacGATGTCAGGGGGTTAaattaaagacagaaaataCATCAGCCTGTAAGAATATTATAATGGATACATATATCTCTGGTTTTGATGGCCTTCTTATTTTGAGAAAACTTTATTGTTGATATGTTGGATATGTTAGATTGGTATGTATTGTTCactttcaaaaattaaaaaagagggTTTGTGATTAAAGAATTTGGATTTGTGAATATGATGTTTTGCAAGTAATAAAATCAGGTTGATGAtgtaatattgttttgttttggtggcagtataagaaaaaaacccaaacaataCATTCTCATATGTGAGTGAAAAACTACAGTCAATATGTTGGGAAATAAAAGGAAGTAACCCTAAGATCATGTGTAGTTTCTGTCTGGTTGTAACGTTTTCGGAGGCAGGTTCCCTCCATGTTGTGGGCGTGTCAGAgctgttatccaatcagcatcagcctgtatttaagcctccgcCCTTTAAAGCGACAGAGCTCCATTATGCTGCTGAATCAGTGCAGCCAAAGTTTAACATGTTAGCCCTCACCTGGAGAGGGAGGGCTCATGGATGTGGCAGTGATGTCAGAGGTCTGTAGCCCCGCCCCTGTTATGACTCATCCAGGTAAAGTTCCACTCTACAGGAGAATGTCCCTCTGGGCTTCCATACCTGCAGCGCTGTGTAATGCGACAGGCTGTTCAGctgttagcttgacgttacgCACCGCTACGTCTACGCTGAACACGGCCCAGCTGTCACACAGGTGCATCATGGGAAACGGAGTCCAGAAGGGGCTTCCTGTAGttcaatttatttctttttgctaaaatgtatttttctaaatatttttgttgttgcttgttGATTTCAGAGTGACATCATCCGTGACCCCGCCCCCGGCTGCCTGGACTGCCTGCGGGAGGGCGGGGCTCGGCTGCTGGGGCTGGGCATTCCCCACAGCAAAAGGCTCCTCCCCCTGACGGCGTTGCTCCTCCCCGCCGCGCTTCACGCCGTCCTGCGCTACACCGCCGCCGCTGCCGTGCACCACTTCCTGCTGCCCCGCCTCCAGCGGGCCAAGCCGGCCGATCGGGACGCCGAGTCGCCCGTCGACGCCTACTTCCCCGAGCTGGCGGCGGGGTGGGCGGGGTCTCTGCTGGCCGACATTGTTGTCTACCCGCTGGAGGCGGGGCTTCACCGCCTGGCCGTCCAGGGCACACGCACCATCATTGACGACACGgacggagggggcggggccgtGGTCCTGCCCGTCAACACGCAGTACGACGGCCTCGCCGACTGCCTGGCCGCCATCGGccgggagggggagggggcggggctgagcaggtgggcggggctgtACAAGGGGGTGGGGGCGGTGTGGCTGCAGTACTCGCTGCACGCCGTGCTGCTGTGGGCCGCCAGGGTCGCCATGACGACGCTCGAGgccagaaacaagtgaaacaggaagtgtaCAAATTACAAGCCTGAAAGGAGAAAATAATTTAAGTAAATGTCAAAGAAACaagtttgtttacttgtttatttttgttttttctgatgtTACTGTGGAAACCATGAATAGAATCACTTCCTGTGAATAGATAAAATGTCAAGTCCccaaagtgaaataaaactgaagaattccaccttttttttggacactgaaggcaacaaggaaaacaaacaaagagataTTTGCTATGactaattttgttttgttttattttgcagaggTTATCATGGCAACACGAGGGGAGCgagtagaaaataaaaaaaaataatgaataacaaaaataaataaatgcaaatgaaactTTTTTAAAGATGTTGCCGTGGAAACTacaacaattaaaacaaatgaatacatttttgaaaagtaaaaaaaaataaaataaaaagtaaaaaatgaaagacCATTGAAAAATTTTTACCCACAACTCCCCCGGGTTTCCATTTTTCTCCAGGTGTTTTAAAGTccatgttgccatggaaactacACAGTCCcacagtgacatcacttcctgttcctgttctaGATGTAGattaaattatttgtgaatACTATTAGTAATAAATTAGAAATAGTCAGAAAAATGATTTTacgaaaagtttttttttttttttttttttggttgaataAAATCGAGAAAACTTTTCCAAGATAATTTCAACATAAAATttcacagttgtttttttccctgacaaaataaataaacaaatgaacaaataaattttaaaaaatgtaatcacTTAATTGAACTGCACTTTTTTCAAGAATTGcccaaaatattttaatttttcacaaatttatttttgtatgtatgtattattgttatttttgttcagtCAGAACACTGAACGTTCttgcactgtttttgtttttgttttctgtttgtttttctgttcactGGATGAAATCATGACAATAAAATGTTCAATGTCCaaaagtctgtgtgtttttatgcatttgaaatatatttgattatgtcattttttattttttacttcaaaaatactacattttaatgtaaaatatttttattttaataatataaatttaaaatatttccttttatgattattattataatttgatcttttacttacatttatttggctaatttttATTGCTcctttttgtattaatttcattatatatttatatatgtgtgtttttgtatttttaatgttgttaCATCAAATATCCTCCTGCCATATTTTTagatattgtgtttttatatgttgtgcttgtatatttatagtttttgttctagtttttaatttttttttttttttgtcatttaacgatgatgtttttttgtttgtttgtttgtttgttttaaccatAGAAACAGAGCACCCTGTTCCCTGAAGGTTTGGCCAAATAAACTCCTCGATAACgttgtaaataaagttgtaaataaagttgtgtAGCAGGAAGTAACTGGAGTCTCAGCAGAAGCAGACGGTGTGTTTGTCAGCTGCTGAggatttatgtttatattttatttatttaactgtttgtatttatttattcataaattcatcaaatttatttccattatttgtgtatttgttgtttgcTATTTTATCTAGATTTCTCatattagtttagttttgttatatttgtgttatgacatttttcatatttcgtcatattttttaatattctttttatgtttgattttatttttattagtttgtttaTAGTCTGGGAATTTACAACATGCATAATTAAAATGTTatcaaatatttataatatattttttatgtactGTTAAAGGAAACTCaacatgtgtttgtgcaaaaaCGGAAATAAAATCAGTTTGTAGCGGAACCTTTGTTTTGGCCACACGTGGTTTCCAGCCGGACCGGAAGCACACGCGCTCTCCATGTGTTTTCCTCCGCATCATGGCGGCACGTGCGCAGCGGCGCAGTTTCTAGCGGAATAAACTTTAATAAACTTTAATAAAGATCAAAGAGACGATGCCGGCCGGCGGCGCTTTGTTCTCCGGCTTCCGGGTCCTGGGCCTGTTCTCCAACCACCTGCCGCACGCGCTCAGGTACCACCAGAAGCACCGCGAGTTCTACGTGGTGACTGCGGTCGGCAGGTGCTTCCACACCTACAACGTGAGTACCTGCGGCTGGACCGCGGCTTTCATTTGGAATGGAACGaacaaggtcagaggtcagaggcaGGGACGGCTCAGGTGTGTCGGTCACGGAGAAGCGGACAGGTGAGATGCGGCCTGAGGGCGACAGCAGCTGTTTGCACGCGACAGACCAAAGCGCCAGGTCCGGTCAGGAAACGCGTTTAAAGCTGAGCCGCTGCAGGTGTGGGGCAGCGTCACACACCTGTCCTGCACGCGGACGGGACAGCAGACCCTACACGTTAGgtgggggtcaaaggtcacagggtcacaGAGAGCAGGAACATTAAAGGACAGATTCTGAACGGAGTCTTTTTCATTCTTGTGTTTCTTTCAGGTCAAGAAGCTCGGAATCGTCGCCGTCAGTGAGTTTTTCACCCTGCAAGCTAACTTACATGCTAACTTACAGTGAGAGTCTATGGGGATCctgttagcatgctaacttACAGTGAGAGTCTATGGGGATCctgttagcatgctaacttACAGTGAGAGTCTATGGGGATTctgttagcatgctaacttACAGTGAGAGTCTATGGGGATCCTGCTAGCATGCTAACTCACAGTGAGAGTCTATGGGGATCctgttagcatgctaacttACAGTGAGAGTCTATGGGGATCCTGCTAGCATGCTAACTCACAGTGAGAGTCTATGGGGATCCTGCTAGCATGCTAACTTACAGTGAGAGTCTATGGGGATCCTGCTAGCATGCTAACTTACAGTGAGAGTCTGTGGGGATCCTGCTAGCATGCTAACTTACAGTGAGAGTCTATGGGGATCCTGCTAGCATGCTAACTTACAGTGAGAGTCTATGGGGATCCTGCTAGCATGCTAACTTGTCACATCACAGAGGAAACAGCTGATGAAAGCTTGTTTCTCTTGAAGGGCAAGTCTCTGATTGGTTGCTGTTGTGATGTCATCGTTGTCCAGGTAACAGCCTATCAGAGGACATTTCCTGTCTGGTGGCAGATCGGATGTTGGTGTTTGCAGCGTCAGGATGTGACATCAGCGCCTTCGCCAGGAACAAAGAGGTAcggctgtttttatttgtatcgCTACAGAGGCTCGTCCGTCACgttctgatgacatcatcagcaacGTCCAGTTGCACTGGACCTAAGGAGGCGGTGATGAGACTGGAGTTCAGAGGTCACAGGTGAGCCTCAGTGTGACATCATGATCCTGCAGCGGGGCGGGGCTTCTTGATCCTCAGGTGATGTGATCAGAGGCCTGCATCAGGATTCAGGCTCCGCTCCGGATTTCCTGGATCACAAACAGTTTCCCTGAGGATTCTGGCTTTGGCGAggggggatgtgtgtgtgtgtgtgtgtgtgtgtgtgtgtgtgtgtgcacaaacattTTGGAGGATGGGAACAATATTAATAAGTTGCTCAGTATTCTTCAGATTTGCATTCATTGATTCATCTATTTTATATTAATCTATATTAATAGAATAGGCTGTGGTGGCGAGTAACAGCGGCTGTAGTGCTTCAGACTCCGTGTCCGTTTGACTCGGACCGGGACCAGAGGACTCAGCCTCGCCACTGGCTGTGGGACCGTGCgtttaaaaaaacactgatatttctGCCTGTTTTTGGGGCGGCTGGAGTTGACGtgacatgaattatttatgtCTGCTCCAGGCCAGGCTAGCTCTCAGGACAGGACTGAATCCTACATtaagctccgccccctggccaatcagctgtttgccaaaacgtgGTCTGACCAGTCACTGAGGTTCCCCTTGAACAGCGAGTCCAGATGAGGAGAGGATTTTCCTGTCTGActctctgagagagagacaggctgtgatgctgatgttcagcagcttcaggctcacagctgctgctgcacagagctgacactctgcaggagaggaacacaggagagaccattacaggacatctgaccattacaggacatctgatcattacaggacatctgatcattacaggacagatcattacaggacatctgatcattacaggacatctgaccattacaggacatctgaccattacaggacatctgaccattacaggacatctgatcattacaggacatctgaccattacaggacatctgatcattacaggacagatcattacaggacatctgatcattacaggacaccTGATCATTACAAGGATTTTAGAGGCGtgtcacaacattttagggacatttaaaattaatcagctctaaatattttgggggtcaaattattcctgggagagagaatgggcctgattgacagctcgctgatgcaaatgtgaaaaaggatcatttgtccTTCATTCCAGAGGCGAGTCGGCCTTTagatttgccttttgttcctgctgagGTCTAACGCAGCTCAgagtctgattttattcaggctgtcaGCCTGATGCACTGACGGGACTGAAGTTTGGTGTCGGATTTATTTCATTACAGCCTGGATAACAGACTGTGATGAAATAATGCAgtgatgttcttgtgtttaatttttactcGCTCCCACCTCCTTTTCCCCCCTGAGGGGTCccacctggaggagttcagcTCTACCTGTCCCACACGCAGCACACCTGTGCACTGAGTTCATGGGTTTCAGTGTCAGATGTGGAAACTTGTTGATGTGGAACTTCCACATTTCTGCAGTTGGCAGTTCACCACCAAGCGTTCTGCCTCTCTAGGCGGCAGCCGCGGTGTTCGATTTAGAGAGGAggtgttgttttcctcctcactttcccagtatgacacgctgctcctcctcactttcccagtatgacacgctgctcctcctcactttcccagtatgacacgctgctcctcctcactttcccagtataacacgctgctcctcctcactttcccagtatgacacgctgctcctcctcactttcccagtataacacgctgctcctcctcactttcccagtatgacacgctgctcctcctcactttcccagtatgacacgctgctcctcctcactttcccagtatgacacgctgctcctcctcctcactttatgacacgctgctcctccaccGTGAAAGACGCttcttaatttctgttttttgagtgtttttttttttttaccttactattatattttgtttaatattGCATTTCAGTCAAGTTTCCATTTATTAACTTTTATGAATATGTTAATATAATGTCATAGTGATGTAGCATTCAAGTcatggtattttattttgatttgtttgtttcctgtcctgacaggaagtgaggcgCTACTCGGgccacaaacaggaagtgcGCCTGCTGCTTCCCCTCGGCGATCAGCTGATCTCAGTGGACGCCGGCGGTGATGCCATCATCTGGGATGTTGGTAGCGGAGgtgaggagggggcggggcttcttCCCACctctatgtattttttcatttcatattcttttctttttatttttcattgttgaatgttgtttttgttgtacttTTCATTAATTGTCATTTTCGTTTTCAATATAAAACTTTTCTAACTTTCAgtctttgattattttattcttattttttgatcttgtttaattacattttgtcGTCGTTTGGCCCGGGTGTTACCGGGTAATGGGGAGAGAGGGGCATCACTAATAtttatagtattattattattactgcgatttttttttttttttttttttatgaaatttaGAAAATTTTGTAATTCTCTGTTTTTAAGTtaagggcttttattttgacatgtcAAGCAAATGACTgaaagacttttattttgaagaggtGTACCTGCGGCTCCAGTTCGACCCGGTGACCTTTGAGCCCTCGGCCCTGTGTCACCCCAGCACCTACCTGAACAAGGTGCtgctgggcagctcccagggtGCTTTGCAGCTCTGGAACATCAAGACCAGGTGGGCCCGCCCCCTCTCAGGctctggcctctgattggatgAGGGCTTGTCACTGTTGTTCTAACTCTGCTTTCTGATTGGCAGCAAACTTCTGTACAGCTTCTCCGGCTGGGGGGCCGCCATCACCGCGCTGCAGCAGGTCGGTCTCCATGGCaacgcacacgcgcgcacacacgcgcgcgcacacacacacacacacacacacagccttgaaCTAGAATTAAACCGGTGAGATAAGAATTCTGACGTCATacatttattgttgttgttatcatcattgttgtttttagctttatttattatttgtaaatatttttaaatgggtTAATTGTTTTGCAGATATTTTACATTAATTACTGTTTATGATTTAATATGAATTGAAATTAATAATTGTTATTTAATAACTTATTAGGTAATTGCTGACATTAATTAATATTAGGCATTATTTTTatgctcatttttatttcttaatatGTAATTGTAAGTCATTATTGATGATTgatgattttttaatatttttattaattttaaatcTCTCAAACAGGTATATTACAAATTATTaccataaatacatttttgattatttataatttcttattaaactattaaaaaagctttaaaagtttaacttttggtttcatttgttcTTAACTCCATTTCCCAGAGTCCTGCGGTGGATGTGGTGGGCGTTGGCACGGCAACAGGCCGCATCATCATCCACAACATCCGATTGGATGAGACACTGATGAGCTTCATGCAGGACTGGGGACCAATCAGCTCGCTCGCTTTCCGCTCAGGTGCGAccgaacaaaacaaaacaatgaatgaagcTTCACTGTGGATGAATGTGTCTCTAAAGAGGGAGCCGGTGTCCCTGTCCGTCCCTCCAGAGCTgggaaaaagtatttgccccttcctgatttcttatttctttgcacatttgtcacacttaaatgtttcagatcatcaaacaagtTTTGAtattaaacaaagacaaaacaaacaaagataagccaagtaaatataaaatacagtttttaaatgatgatttcattaattaagggaaaaaagctatccaaacccacctggccctatgtgaaagaGTAACtgccccctaaccctaataactgGATGTGTCTCCCTCGGCGGCAACAACTGCAACCAAGTGTTTGTGATAAGTGGCAGTGAGTCTCTTACATCACTGTGGAGGAAGTTTGGCCcattctttacagaaatgttttaattcagccaaactGGAGGGTTTTTGaacatgaaaggcctgtttaaggtcctgccacagcatctcaactggatttaagtctggactttgactaggccactccaaaaccttcattttgtttttcttcagccattcagaggtggacttgctggtgtgttttggatcattgtcctgctgcataacacaagtgcgcttgagtttgaggttatgaactgatggccggacattgtccttcaggattttctggtagagagcagaattcatggttccatcaattatggcaagtcgtccaggtcctgaagcagcaaagcagccccagaccatcacactaccaccaccatgtttgactgctggtatgatgttattttcatgaaatgctgtgttagttttatgccagatggaacgggacacacaccttccaaaaagcaAAGGGGGTTGCTGCAGGTGAGgtctgcagttctttagatgttgttctggcttcttttgtgactcttggatgagtcgttcttggagtatttttggtCGGCCAGCCtctcctgggaaggttcaccactgttccaggttttctccatttgtggataatggctctcactgtggttcactggagtcaaaagccttagaagtggctttgtaaccctttccagaCTGACAGATGTCAATgactttgtttctcatctgttcttgaatttctttagatCGCAGCacgatgtgttgctttttgagatcttttatcCTACTTCACTTTGTCTCCTTGTTAGAGGAGACGTGTCCTGCCGGTATCCCGGTGCTGTGGGCTGAGTCGAACCTGTTAAAGTGCTGGTTTAGCTCATTGGGAGATCATGGCTCCCCTCCACAGCTGGACCAGATGAATTACTGCCCTCACCTCCTCCCGTCTCCTGACACGAATGCCCCCTTTTTCCTGTTAAGGAGGGTCTTAATGTCTTTGTTAAAACAAGGCGTGTTGTTAGGAAAACACTGCATCGTTTTGTAGGAGCAACACTGTCCTCACAGAACCGTGTGCAGTCAGTAAGAGTCTGTTAGACCCTCAGTGTCCTCATTATGGTCCTCCTGGGACAAATCCCAGTTTGTGGACTGGAAACAGTCCTGCAGGGCCTCCTCGGCTTCTCTGGACCACACCTTGACCGTCACAGGTTGGTCT comes from Myripristis murdjan chromosome 12, fMyrMur1.1, whole genome shotgun sequence and encodes:
- the slc25a46 gene encoding mitochondrial outer membrane protein SLC25A46, coding for MSSRRPDSFDGLGYRGRDEPLYGAPYAARSAGSSAELQHWVTTPPDIPGSRNLHTGERTPLYDEPFGAPGAPGAPGAAGDEPQPGVPPAEQMSRFAGFGIGLASLFTENVLAHPCIVFRRQCQVNYHARCFHLSPFSAVVVMYAIAKAQGPRALWKGMGSTFIVQGVSLGAEGIISEFTPLPRELPHRRGLKQLAGHLLLKGLTCIVALPFYCASLIETVQSDIIRDPAPGCLDCLREGGARLLGLGIPHSKRLLPLTALLLPAALHAVLRYTAAAAVHHFLLPRLQRAKPADRDAESPVDAYFPELAAGWAGSLLADIVVYPLEAGLHRLAVQGTRTIIDDTDGGGGAVVLPVNTQYDGLADCLAAIGREGEGAGLSRWAGLYKGVGAVWLQYSLHAVLLWAARVAMTTLEARNK